One window of Jannaschia sp. CCS1 genomic DNA carries:
- a CDS encoding GNAT family N-acetyltransferase, giving the protein MIPTLLSERLTLRGPSPSDFEAIAAFRASDRARFVGGPSSKAESWQYLAGLIGHWDMRGYGRWIITETGYEETALGIVGPHYPYDWPEPELAWTLFEGAEGKGYAFEAARLARDYAYQTLDWETAVSFVAPDNTRSLALAQKLGCGPDGTFTHEVFGTMHIWRHPSPAEVLA; this is encoded by the coding sequence ATGATCCCCACCCTCCTGTCCGAGCGCCTGACCCTGCGCGGCCCGTCGCCCTCAGATTTTGAGGCCATCGCCGCGTTCCGCGCGTCGGACCGCGCGCGCTTCGTCGGCGGGCCGTCCAGCAAGGCGGAGTCCTGGCAATATCTCGCGGGCTTGATCGGCCATTGGGACATGCGGGGCTATGGGCGCTGGATCATCACCGAGACGGGATATGAGGAAACGGCCCTCGGCATCGTCGGCCCACATTACCCCTATGACTGGCCCGAGCCGGAACTCGCCTGGACCCTGTTCGAGGGCGCGGAAGGCAAGGGATACGCGTTTGAGGCCGCCAGACTGGCGCGCGACTACGCCTACCAGACGCTGGACTGGGAGACGGCGGTCAGCTTCGTCGCGCCGGACAACACCCGCTCCCTCGCGTTGGCGCAAAAGCTTGGCTGCGGCCCCGATGGCACCTTCACCCATGAGGTCTTCGGCACGATGCATATCTGGCGTCACCCTTCACCG
- a CDS encoding GNAT family N-acetyltransferase gives MTPHLSHIPQLETERLTFRAPEAQDFDAFKAFVLSERAHFVGGGTEKDVGHAWRMLAAIIGHWQLRGYGCFAVVRKDTGTVVGSMGPWHPEPIPQKELSWTVWDPASEGHGFAFEAVTEIRRHCYTDLGWDGAVSFIDAGNTRSAALATRLGCVIDETQAGPHPDDIVYRHPTPSEVLT, from the coding sequence ATGACTCCGCATTTGTCCCATATCCCGCAGCTTGAGACCGAGCGCCTGACCTTCCGCGCCCCGGAGGCGCAGGACTTTGACGCGTTCAAAGCCTTCGTCCTGTCGGAGCGCGCACATTTCGTCGGTGGCGGGACCGAGAAAGACGTGGGCCATGCCTGGCGGATGCTCGCCGCCATCATCGGCCACTGGCAATTGCGTGGCTACGGATGTTTCGCGGTCGTGCGGAAGGATACCGGCACCGTCGTCGGCTCCATGGGGCCGTGGCATCCGGAGCCGATTCCGCAGAAGGAACTCAGCTGGACCGTTTGGGACCCGGCATCCGAGGGCCACGGCTTCGCGTTTGAGGCCGTCACTGAAATTCGGCGCCACTGCTACACCGACCTCGGATGGGATGGCGCGGTCAGTTTCATCGACGCAGGCAACACCCGCTCTGCCGCGCTGGCCACACGCCTGGGCTGTGTGATCGACGAAACGCAGGCCGGCCCCCATCCAGACGATATCGTCTACCGCCACCCGACCCCGTCGGAGGTCCTGACATGA
- a CDS encoding GNAT family N-acetyltransferase, which translates to MTQTTFHIPTLETERLTLRAPGPQDVEPFAAFFATEASAPIGGPIDTAETWRMLAGIAGHWMLRGYGRWMVTWKGQDTAIGLVGLHHPEDWPEAEVGWSVWGDGLGKGVAQEAARAARTNAYETHGLDRLISSCAPDNPRSALVAERLGAVRDGEWTHSEYGPFNIWRHPSEAQT; encoded by the coding sequence ATGACCCAGACGACGTTCCATATCCCCACGCTGGAGACCGAGCGTTTGACCCTGCGCGCCCCGGGCCCGCAGGACGTGGAACCGTTTGCTGCCTTCTTCGCCACAGAGGCCTCCGCGCCCATCGGCGGCCCCATCGATACGGCCGAGACGTGGCGCATGTTGGCAGGCATCGCGGGGCATTGGATGCTGCGCGGGTACGGGCGTTGGATGGTGACGTGGAAAGGCCAGGACACAGCCATTGGCCTGGTCGGCCTGCACCACCCCGAAGACTGGCCCGAGGCCGAAGTCGGTTGGAGTGTCTGGGGCGACGGTCTGGGCAAGGGCGTCGCGCAGGAAGCCGCGCGCGCGGCCCGCACCAATGCCTACGAGACCCACGGGTTGGACCGCTTGATCAGCTCCTGCGCGCCCGATAATCCACGCTCGGCCCTCGTGGCCGAACGTCTTGGCGCGGTACGTGATGGTGAGTGGACACATTCCGAATACGGCCCGTTCAACATCTGGCGCCACCCCAGCGAGGCGCAAACATGA
- a CDS encoding NIPSNAP family protein, with product MITCTVRYEIDPDKLPEFEVYARAWIHLVTKLGGMHHGYHMPHEGPNDIAYCHFSFPSLADYEAYRARMWDDPECLRAYAHATATKCIRRYDRSFTKPLMNGATVDELGL from the coding sequence GTGATCACCTGCACCGTCAGATATGAGATCGACCCCGACAAGCTTCCTGAGTTTGAGGTCTACGCCCGTGCGTGGATTCATCTGGTGACGAAACTTGGCGGGATGCACCACGGCTACCACATGCCCCATGAGGGACCGAACGACATCGCATATTGCCACTTCTCGTTCCCGTCGCTCGCTGACTATGAGGCGTACCGCGCCCGCATGTGGGACGATCCCGAATGCCTCCGCGCCTATGCCCACGCCACGGCCACCAAGTGCATTCGCAGATATGACAGATCTTTCACCAAGCCATTGATGAATGGCGCAACTGTCGATGAGCTTGGCCTCTGA
- the ffh gene encoding signal recognition particle protein, which yields MFENLSERLGGVFDRLTKQGALSEDDVRTALREVRVALLEADVSLPVARTFIKNVEKKATGAAVTKSITPGQQVIKIVHDELIATLRGADDPGVLKIDNPPAPILMVGLQGSGKTTTTAKLAKRLKDREGKKVLMASLDTNRPAAMEQLAILGTQIGVDTLPIVPGEDPVQIAKRAKTQASLAGYDVYMLDTAGRLHIDAELIAQAAAVRDVANPRETLLVVDGLTGQDAVNVATEFDDKIGVSGVVLTRMDGDGRGGAALSMREITGKPIRFVGLGEKMDAIETFEPERIAGRILGMGDIVALVEKAQETLEAEQAERMMKRFQKGQFNMNDLKGQLEQMQKMGGMQGMMGMMPGMAKMSKQIEEAGFDDKVIVRQVALIQSMTKKERANPGMLQASRKKRIAKGAGQDVSDLNKLLKMHRQMADAMKKMGKMGKKGLMRGGLGALMGKGGGMPAGMDAAGMGGMDPKALERAAKQMGAGGGGLPGLGGMGDLSGLGKKK from the coding sequence ATGTTTGAGAACCTATCCGAGCGCCTTGGTGGCGTCTTTGACCGCCTCACCAAACAGGGCGCGCTGTCGGAGGATGACGTTCGCACCGCGCTCCGCGAAGTGCGGGTCGCGCTGTTGGAGGCGGACGTCTCACTGCCCGTCGCACGGACCTTCATCAAGAACGTGGAAAAGAAGGCGACGGGGGCTGCCGTCACCAAGTCGATCACCCCCGGCCAGCAGGTCATCAAGATCGTCCATGACGAATTGATCGCCACCCTGCGCGGCGCGGATGATCCCGGCGTTTTGAAAATCGACAACCCGCCCGCGCCGATCCTGATGGTCGGCCTTCAGGGCTCCGGTAAGACGACGACGACGGCGAAACTGGCCAAGCGGTTGAAGGACCGTGAGGGCAAGAAGGTGCTTATGGCGTCTTTGGACACCAACCGTCCGGCGGCGATGGAGCAGTTGGCGATCCTCGGCACGCAGATCGGCGTGGACACCCTGCCCATCGTGCCCGGTGAAGATCCCGTTCAGATCGCCAAGCGGGCGAAGACGCAGGCGTCTCTGGCCGGATATGACGTCTATATGCTCGACACTGCGGGCCGGTTGCACATCGACGCAGAGCTGATCGCCCAGGCCGCTGCCGTACGTGACGTGGCCAACCCGCGTGAGACGCTGCTGGTCGTGGACGGCCTGACAGGTCAGGACGCGGTCAATGTCGCGACGGAATTCGATGACAAGATCGGCGTCTCGGGCGTTGTCCTGACCCGGATGGACGGCGACGGGCGCGGCGGTGCGGCGCTCTCGATGCGAGAGATCACTGGCAAGCCCATCCGCTTCGTCGGTCTCGGCGAGAAGATGGACGCGATCGAGACGTTCGAGCCCGAGCGCATCGCGGGCCGCATCCTTGGCATGGGCGACATCGTGGCCCTGGTCGAGAAGGCGCAGGAGACGCTGGAGGCCGAACAGGCCGAGCGCATGATGAAGCGGTTCCAGAAGGGTCAGTTCAACATGAACGACCTGAAGGGCCAGCTTGAGCAGATGCAGAAGATGGGCGGCATGCAAGGCATGATGGGCATGATGCCCGGCATGGCCAAGATGTCAAAACAGATCGAAGAGGCCGGTTTTGACGACAAGGTTATTGTGCGTCAGGTGGCGCTGATCCAGTCGATGACCAAAAAGGAACGCGCCAATCCGGGCATGTTGCAGGCGTCCCGCAAGAAGCGCATTGCCAAGGGCGCGGGGCAGGATGTGTCTGACCTCAATAAGCTGCTGAAGATGCACCGCCAGATGGCGGATGCGATGAAGAAGATGGGCAAAATGGGCAAGAAAGGCCTGATGCGGGGCGGCCTCGGCGCGCTGATGGGCAAGGGCGGCGGTATGCCGGCTGGCATGGATGCGGCTGGCATGGGTGGCATGGACCCCAAGGCGCTGGAACGCGCGGCCAAGCAGATGGGTGCGGGCGGCGGCGGGCTGCCCGGCTTGGGCGGCATGGGTGATCTGAGCGGGTTGGGTAAGAAGAAGTGA
- a CDS encoding DoxX family protein: MIGKYLPLAVKALLTLAFGAAGAAKLIGAEMMVATFDAIGWGQWFRYVTGGIEVASAVLLWVPGKQALGAALLLATMVAAVAFHILVLGPSALPATVLGVLAAYILYAHRAQIPGTAS, encoded by the coding sequence ATGATTGGCAAATACCTCCCCCTCGCCGTGAAAGCCCTTCTCACGCTGGCCTTCGGGGCCGCGGGCGCCGCCAAGCTGATCGGAGCCGAAATGATGGTCGCCACGTTCGACGCCATCGGATGGGGTCAATGGTTCCGCTACGTGACGGGCGGGATCGAAGTCGCCTCCGCCGTGCTATTGTGGGTGCCGGGAAAGCAGGCCCTGGGCGCCGCACTCTTGCTGGCTACGATGGTTGCGGCGGTGGCGTTCCACATCCTGGTCCTAGGCCCATCCGCACTGCCCGCGACGGTTCTGGGTGTGCTGGCCGCCTATATCCTGTACGCCCATCGCGCACAGATACCCGGCACCGCAAGCTGA
- a CDS encoding FMN-dependent NADH-azoreductase, with amino-acid sequence MTHILRIDASARRDGSVSRDLTTQIVDLLGGEVTIRDLTTAIPQLDEAWIGANFTPADQRTAQQQETLSLSDTLVAEVQAADTLVIGLPIYNFGVPAALKAWVDQIARAGVTFQYTETGPKGLLEGKRAIVAVASGGTEAGSDIDFATGYMRHVLGFIGITDVTFVTADRLMVDPDAAHKTAQTQIEALAA; translated from the coding sequence ATGACCCACATTCTTCGCATTGATGCCTCTGCCCGCCGGGACGGCTCCGTCTCCCGCGATTTGACCACCCAGATTGTTGACCTCCTCGGCGGGGAGGTTACGATCAGAGATCTGACCACGGCGATCCCACAGCTGGATGAGGCCTGGATCGGCGCGAATTTCACCCCGGCAGACCAGCGCACCGCACAGCAGCAGGAGACGTTATCCCTCTCCGACACGCTGGTGGCCGAGGTGCAAGCCGCCGATACGCTGGTGATCGGCCTGCCCATCTACAATTTCGGTGTGCCCGCCGCGCTGAAAGCCTGGGTCGACCAGATCGCCCGCGCCGGCGTGACGTTTCAATACACCGAAACCGGTCCGAAGGGTCTGTTGGAGGGCAAACGCGCCATTGTGGCCGTGGCCTCCGGCGGAACGGAAGCCGGGTCGGATATCGACTTTGCCACCGGGTACATGCGCCACGTGCTTGGCTTCATCGGGATCACCGACGTGACCTTCGTGACGGCGGATCGGCTGATGGTTGACCCGGACGCGGCCCACAAAACCGCGCAAACCCAGATCGAGGCGTTGGCAGCATGA
- a CDS encoding LysR family transcriptional regulator codes for MDNWDEVRTAFQVAKVGTVSGAAEALGVHHATVIRHIDALEARLGAKLFQRHARGYTATEAGQDLLSVAGQTDDQFTQLAGRIKGRGDEVTGELIVTSLGALSPLLVPTIALFQERHPDLRVRLVSDARLFRLEYGEAHVAIRAGKLPDQPDNIVQPFFTQTLRLVASQSYIDRFGQLTGENVEAHRFVGSTEETPRAPYFKWLNETVPSSTIYFRASSMVAVKEAVLAGIGIGFVASWDRDRTDDLVEVLPPLEDWTAKIWLVTHMDLHRTAKVQTFVKHLKDQVKTWPVE; via the coding sequence ATGGACAACTGGGATGAAGTCAGAACCGCCTTTCAGGTGGCGAAGGTCGGCACGGTCTCGGGCGCGGCAGAGGCGTTGGGGGTCCACCATGCCACGGTGATCCGCCACATCGACGCGCTGGAGGCGCGGTTGGGCGCGAAGCTGTTCCAGCGCCATGCGCGGGGTTACACGGCGACGGAGGCGGGCCAGGACCTTCTGTCAGTGGCGGGCCAGACCGATGATCAATTCACCCAGCTGGCGGGCCGGATCAAGGGCCGCGGTGATGAGGTTACGGGCGAGTTGATCGTGACCTCCCTCGGTGCGCTGTCGCCGCTTCTGGTGCCGACGATTGCCCTGTTTCAGGAACGACACCCCGATCTGCGCGTGCGCCTGGTCAGCGATGCGCGGCTGTTCCGGCTGGAATATGGAGAGGCTCATGTGGCGATCCGCGCGGGCAAACTGCCCGACCAGCCCGACAATATCGTGCAGCCGTTCTTCACCCAGACCCTGCGGCTGGTGGCGAGCCAGAGCTACATCGACCGCTTCGGCCAGTTGACCGGCGAGAATGTGGAGGCGCATCGCTTTGTTGGCTCGACCGAGGAAACGCCCCGCGCGCCCTACTTCAAGTGGCTCAATGAGACTGTGCCCTCATCGACGATCTATTTCCGGGCCTCGTCCATGGTTGCGGTGAAAGAGGCGGTTCTGGCGGGCATCGGGATTGGCTTCGTGGCGTCCTGGGATCGCGACCGCACCGACGATCTGGTGGAGGTTTTGCCACCCCTGGAGGATTGGACCGCGAAGATCTGGCTGGTGACCCATATGGACCTGCACCGGACAGCGAAGGTGCAGACCTTTGTGAAGCATCTCAAGGATCAGGTGAAAACGTGGCCCGTCGAGTGA
- a CDS encoding DMT family transporter: MREAVGSTWGGHLAMLAFSALVAGSFSLGGQVANELAPTALNAVRFSIAAVIMGAVVYARGGVPKAALTAPWRYLVLGGIFAFYFVLMFEGLKTAPPVSAAAVFTLTPVMSALFGWILLRQVVSARIAAALAIGAVGAGWVIFRADLAAVLAFEVGRGEVIYFIGCMGHALYTPLVRVLNRGEPVLVFSFLTLVACAGVITIWGAGEIAAADWGALRPMVWIAIGYTALFASAATVFLIQFASLRLPSSKVMAYTYLTPSWVIGWEIALGQPVPAALVLGGVGLTVLALGLLLKD; the protein is encoded by the coding sequence ATGAGGGAGGCCGTGGGATCCACATGGGGTGGCCATCTGGCGATGCTGGCATTCTCGGCGCTGGTGGCGGGATCGTTTTCGCTTGGCGGGCAGGTGGCCAATGAACTGGCACCCACCGCATTGAACGCCGTGCGGTTTTCCATTGCCGCTGTGATCATGGGGGCGGTGGTGTATGCGCGGGGCGGGGTTCCCAAGGCCGCGCTGACCGCCCCGTGGCGATATCTGGTTCTGGGCGGCATCTTCGCCTTCTACTTCGTGCTGATGTTTGAGGGGTTGAAGACCGCGCCCCCGGTGTCCGCCGCCGCCGTGTTCACGCTGACGCCGGTGATGAGCGCCTTGTTTGGCTGGATCTTGCTGCGCCAGGTCGTCAGCGCGCGGATAGCTGCGGCACTGGCGATCGGGGCCGTGGGCGCGGGCTGGGTGATCTTCCGCGCCGATCTTGCCGCGGTTCTGGCGTTTGAGGTCGGGCGCGGCGAGGTGATCTATTTCATCGGGTGCATGGGGCACGCGCTCTACACGCCGCTGGTGCGGGTTTTGAACCGGGGCGAGCCGGTTCTGGTCTTCTCCTTCCTGACGTTGGTGGCCTGCGCGGGCGTGATCACCATCTGGGGGGCCGGAGAGATCGCGGCCGCCGATTGGGGCGCGCTCAGGCCGATGGTCTGGATCGCCATTGGCTACACCGCCCTCTTCGCCAGTGCGGCCACGGTCTTCCTGATCCAGTTCGCGTCCCTGCGCCTGCCATCGTCCAAGGTCATGGCCTACACCTATCTGACGCCATCGTGGGTGATCGGGTGGGAGATCGCCCTGGGCCAACCGGTTCCCGCGGCGCTGGTATTGGGCGGGGTCGGGCTGACGGTGCTGGCCCTTGGATTGTTGCTGAAGGATTGA
- a CDS encoding ClbS/DfsB family four-helix bundle protein — protein MPAATNREDLLRVTDKEWETLASLIKDMPEDVAMAPGGEEPNVRDILVHRAHWIGLFFQWLDEGDAAQMPDHGVKWNQLKVYNAALRARSSDVTWAEAQARLIEGKDRLRAWIDRSDDATLYGGPMAGGTGWTRGRYAEAAGSSHFRSAARYIRSVKRRA, from the coding sequence ATGCCAGCTGCAACCAACCGCGAAGATTTACTGCGTGTCACGGACAAGGAATGGGAGACGCTTGCGTCCCTGATCAAAGATATGCCCGAGGATGTGGCGATGGCCCCGGGCGGGGAAGAGCCGAACGTGCGTGACATCCTCGTGCATCGGGCCCACTGGATTGGCCTGTTTTTCCAATGGCTGGATGAGGGAGACGCGGCGCAGATGCCGGATCATGGGGTGAAATGGAACCAGCTCAAGGTCTACAACGCCGCCCTGCGCGCGCGATCATCCGACGTGACCTGGGCGGAGGCGCAAGCCCGCTTGATCGAGGGCAAGGACCGGCTGCGCGCCTGGATCGACAGAAGCGATGATGCAACGCTTTATGGTGGGCCAATGGCCGGCGGCACGGGCTGGACCCGCGGGCGCTACGCAGAAGCCGCCGGATCAAGCCACTTTCGCAGCGCCGCCAGATACATCCGGTCGGTGAAGCGGCGGGCCTAA
- a CDS encoding ArsR/SmtB family transcription factor: MASSLDTIFAALADPTRRAILQMLLEDDMAVTDVAHPFEMSLAAISKHLGVLTSAGLITQEKRGRVKWCKLEPDALKGASVWMQGFGQFEPVNLDAFERWLGQEGLSEPDDIAPERLDDASQSQDRDHDNNQTDDIENITHRSLD, encoded by the coding sequence ATGGCATCTTCCCTCGACACCATCTTTGCAGCCCTCGCCGACCCCACGCGCCGCGCGATCCTTCAAATGCTTCTGGAGGATGATATGGCGGTCACGGACGTGGCGCACCCGTTCGAGATGAGCCTGGCCGCAATCTCAAAACACCTTGGCGTTCTGACATCGGCAGGGCTGATCACGCAGGAAAAGCGCGGGCGGGTGAAATGGTGCAAGTTGGAGCCCGATGCCCTGAAAGGGGCGTCGGTCTGGATGCAGGGGTTTGGCCAGTTCGAGCCGGTCAACCTCGATGCATTTGAGCGTTGGCTCGGGCAGGAGGGCCTGTCCGAGCCGGATGATATAGCGCCTGAAAGGTTAGATGATGCCAGCCAGTCGCAGGATCGCGACCACGACAACAATCAAACCGATGATATAGAGAATATTACGCATAGGAGCCTCGATTAA
- a CDS encoding AtpZ/AtpI family protein, producing MAQSDEDRMQALEARIAAAKSRANPERSQAGEQHSQAQLAWRMVIELVAGLGIGFGIGYGLDWAFGTTPWLMVVFVLLGFIAGVKTMIGSAKEVQQDALEREEIKTRESAGQETGTQDGD from the coding sequence ATGGCCCAGAGTGACGAAGACCGCATGCAAGCGCTGGAAGCGCGGATCGCGGCGGCAAAGTCCCGGGCCAATCCAGAGCGGTCTCAGGCGGGAGAGCAGCATTCTCAGGCACAGCTGGCCTGGCGGATGGTGATCGAGCTGGTCGCGGGATTAGGGATTGGCTTCGGCATAGGCTACGGGCTGGACTGGGCGTTCGGCACCACACCGTGGCTGATGGTCGTGTTCGTACTTTTGGGCTTCATCGCCGGGGTCAAGACCATGATCGGCTCGGCGAAAGAGGTCCAGCAAGACGCGCTGGAGCGCGAAGAGATCAAGACGCGCGAAAGCGCCGGACAGGAAACGGGGACGCAGGATGGCGACTGA
- a CDS encoding F0F1 ATP synthase subunit A translates to MDDYAGGLAIHPMDQFEIKPLFGYGEVGFFTITNSTLWMGLAVLAVIALMVWGTRGRAVIPSRSQSMAELAYGFVRQMVEDVAGKDALPYFPYIFTLFLYILCANFLGLIPSSFTTTSHIAVTAVLALAVFITVTIVGFVKNGAGFLSLFWVSSAPLVLRPILAVIEIISYFVRPVSHSVRLAGVMLAGHAVLKVFAGFAGAMGLASIAPILGVVAIYGLEVLVSAIQAYVFTILTCVYLKDALHPAH, encoded by the coding sequence ATGGATGACTATGCGGGCGGTCTTGCGATCCACCCGATGGATCAGTTCGAGATCAAGCCGCTGTTCGGCTATGGTGAGGTCGGGTTCTTCACGATCACCAATTCCACCCTCTGGATGGGCCTCGCCGTGCTGGCCGTGATCGCGCTGATGGTCTGGGGCACACGTGGTCGCGCCGTGATCCCGTCGCGTAGCCAGTCGATGGCCGAGTTGGCCTATGGCTTCGTGCGCCAGATGGTCGAGGACGTGGCAGGCAAGGACGCGCTGCCCTACTTCCCCTACATCTTCACGCTGTTTCTCTACATCCTCTGCGCCAATTTCCTGGGCCTGATCCCGTCCAGCTTCACGACAACCTCGCACATCGCCGTGACGGCCGTGCTGGCGCTTGCCGTGTTCATTACCGTCACAATCGTCGGCTTCGTGAAAAACGGGGCCGGGTTCCTGAGCCTGTTTTGGGTCTCCTCCGCGCCGCTGGTGTTGCGCCCGATCCTCGCGGTGATCGAGATCATTTCCTACTTCGTGCGCCCCGTCAGCCACTCCGTCCGACTTGCGGGCGTGATGTTGGCTGGCCACGCGGTCCTCAAGGTGTTCGCCGGGTTCGCGGGCGCCATGGGCCTCGCCAGCATCGCGCCGATCCTGGGCGTTGTGGCGATCTACGGCCTCGAAGTGCTCGTGTCGGCCATCCAGGCCTACGTGTTCACCATTCTGACATGTGTCTACCTGAAGGACGCACTGCACCCCGCTCACTAA
- a CDS encoding F0F1 ATP synthase subunit C has protein sequence MEGDIAQMGQFIGAGLAAIGSGAAAIGVGHVAGNFLAGALRNPSAAAGQTATLFIGIAFAEALGIFAFLVALLLMFAV, from the coding sequence ATGGAAGGCGATATCGCACAAATGGGTCAATTCATCGGTGCCGGCCTGGCCGCCATCGGTTCTGGTGCCGCCGCTATCGGTGTGGGCCACGTGGCTGGCAACTTCCTCGCCGGCGCCCTGCGCAACCCCTCTGCGGCTGCTGGCCAGACCGCAACACTCTTCATCGGCATCGCGTTTGCCGAGGCTCTGGGCATCTTCGCCTTCCTCGTCGCCCTGCTGCTGATGTTCGCTGTCTAA
- a CDS encoding F0F1 ATP synthase subunit B' produces MADEAETLDAAHGATDAAHGAADAAHASSPGMPQLDFATFPNQIFWLVLTLLAIYFVLTKIALPRISSVIAERQGTLTNDLAAAEDLKRQAAEAEESYNTALANARAEASRIAQETRDEIQAQTQVEIDKADAQIAARTAEGEARIAEIEAGAIATAEEVARDVATEIVRAFGPGQDVDAAAVADAVANRVRG; encoded by the coding sequence ATGGCTGATGAAGCCGAAACACTAGACGCGGCTCACGGCGCAACAGACGCCGCACACGGCGCTGCTGATGCGGCCCACGCGAGCTCTCCGGGTATGCCGCAGCTTGATTTTGCAACGTTCCCCAATCAGATTTTCTGGTTGGTTCTGACGCTGCTTGCGATCTACTTCGTGCTGACAAAGATTGCCCTGCCCCGGATTTCGTCCGTGATTGCAGAGCGTCAGGGCACGTTGACCAATGACCTTGCCGCCGCCGAAGACCTGAAGCGTCAGGCTGCGGAGGCCGAGGAAAGCTATAATACCGCGCTCGCCAATGCCCGTGCGGAAGCTTCGCGCATCGCGCAGGAAACCCGCGACGAGATCCAGGCGCAGACGCAGGTGGAAATCGACAAGGCGGATGCCCAGATCGCGGCCCGTACCGCCGAGGGTGAAGCCCGCATTGCCGAGATCGAAGCCGGGGCCATCGCCACGGCGGAAGAAGTCGCCCGCGATGTCGCAACCGAGATTGTCCGCGCCTTCGGGCCGGGTCAGGATGTGGATGCAGCGGCTGTCGCCGATGCCGTCGCGAACCGAGTGAGAGGGTAG
- a CDS encoding F0F1 ATP synthase subunit B, protein MRYLTALFVLVASPALAAGDDAPKGLFNPSLGNTDFVVLLGFLLFLAILFYFGVPKMLGGMLDARAEGIRSELDEARALREEAQTLLASYERKAREVEEQSARIVTEARANAETAAEQAKADIERSITRRLAAAEDQIASAEAKASRAVRDTAASVAVAAAAEVIAGGTSATDQNKMIDEAIEEVGRQLH, encoded by the coding sequence ATGCGTTATTTGACCGCTCTGTTCGTTTTGGTTGCCTCCCCCGCGCTGGCTGCCGGGGACGATGCACCCAAGGGTCTGTTCAACCCGTCGCTGGGCAACACGGACTTCGTCGTGCTGCTTGGCTTCCTGCTGTTCCTGGCGATCCTGTTTTACTTTGGCGTCCCGAAGATGTTGGGCGGCATGTTGGATGCCCGCGCCGAAGGCATCCGGTCCGAGCTGGACGAGGCCCGCGCTCTGCGGGAAGAGGCGCAGACACTTCTGGCCTCCTACGAGCGCAAGGCCCGCGAAGTGGAGGAGCAATCGGCCCGCATCGTGACCGAGGCCCGCGCCAACGCCGAAACGGCCGCTGAACAGGCGAAGGCTGATATCGAGCGGTCGATCACCCGCCGCCTGGCCGCTGCCGAAGATCAAATCGCCAGCGCCGAGGCGAAAGCCAGCCGCGCCGTGCGCGACACCGCAGCCTCCGTCGCCGTGGCCGCCGCCGCCGAAGTCATCGCCGGAGGCACCAGCGCCACGGATCAGAACAAGATGATCGACGAGGCGATTGAAGAGGTCGGGCGTCAGCTGCACTGA
- a CDS encoding VanZ family protein, with the protein MTLSPNHIRPVFWARIVTLILAAIIAVVTLVPSPPGGVPGSDKLHHALAFACLAFPLSFARPRWVLWVVLGAIAFGAVIEVTQPAFGRMAEWADLWADGIGACVGAALGAGLSRFMRLMRA; encoded by the coding sequence GTGACACTGTCTCCGAACCATATCCGGCCCGTGTTCTGGGCCCGCATCGTGACGCTGATCCTGGCCGCGATCATCGCCGTGGTGACGCTGGTGCCGTCGCCTCCGGGCGGTGTGCCGGGATCGGACAAGCTCCATCACGCTCTGGCCTTTGCCTGCCTGGCTTTCCCCTTGTCGTTCGCCCGCCCCCGCTGGGTGCTGTGGGTCGTTCTGGGGGCCATCGCCTTTGGCGCAGTCATCGAGGTGACCCAACCCGCTTTCGGACGCATGGCGGAATGGGCCGATCTGTGGGCCGACGGGATCGGCGCCTGTGTGGGGGCCGCGCTCGGTGCCGGGCTGTCGCGATTTATGCGTCTGATGCGGGCATAA